One part of the Mauremys mutica isolate MM-2020 ecotype Southern chromosome 21, ASM2049712v1, whole genome shotgun sequence genome encodes these proteins:
- the LOC123354512 gene encoding kelch-like protein 41, which yields MDCAPEWEGREENTENATNPLEYFTRKGLKQLYQDQLLCDATIVAEGKRFPCHRLLMAAVSPYFKGIFTSSFKESQDGEVVLQDMASSIVQTILIYLYMGEISLTKESAQGLFVAASRLQVLPLLEICSRFLVKNVAIENCLVYYALAYAHNDQALLGVAMNLVTTNFGHLSKEEDDFLHLDLSTLVSIISLDGLVVASELVIYQAVKRWVRFQTTERSLLIGELMKHIRFPLLSQDEVREVQSDWEHCLDVQIWQKKLDSIDGPFDSRALRQGMYDKCIVCVSLSRWISKWMENEEFHVCYFDPRKENWEKLPALNCLYSPACMAVGDKLGQYTCGYSSGAHIAAVNVF from the exons ATGGATTGTGCACCAGAGTGGGAAGGCAGGGAGGAAAACACAGAAAATGCAACTAATCCACTGGAATACTTCACGAGAAAGG GTTTAAAGCAGCTGTACCAGGACCAGCTGCTCTGTGATGCCACCATAGTGGCTGAGGGAAAGAGGTTCCCATGTCACAG GTTGCTGATGGCAGCTGTCAGCCCTTACTTCAAGGGCATCTTTACCAGCTCCTTCAAGGAATCCCAGGATGGAGAAGTTGTGCTTCAGGACATGGCCTCTTCCATTGTGCAAACCATACTGATCTATTTGTACATGGGAGAGATCTCTCTTACTAAAGAGTCTGCCCAGGGGCTGTTTGTAGCAGCCAGCAGGCTTCAGGTTCTCCCCCTGCTGGAGATCTGCTCCAG GTTCCTTGTGAAGAATGTTGCCATTGAGAACTGTCTTGTGTATTATGCGCTGGCTTACGCACACAACGATCAAGCTCTGCTTGGTGTCGCCATGAACCTCGTTACCACAAACTTTGGGCACCTCTCCAAGGAGGAGGATGACTTCTTACATCTGGACCTCAGCACTCTGGTCAGCATAATCTCTTTGGATGGCCTCGTGGTGGCTTCTGAGCTGGTTATCTACCAGGCTGTGAAACGCTGGGTAAGGTTTCAAACAACTGAGCGTAGCCTTCTCATTGGTGAGCTGATGAAGCACATCCGCTTCCCGCTCCTTAGCCAGGATGAGGTCCGGGAGGTCCAGTCAGACTGGGAACACTGTCTGGATGTTCAGATATGGCAGAAGAAGCTGGACAGTATAGATGGACCGTTTGATTCTAGGGCACTCAGGCAGGGAATGTACGACAAGTGTATTGTGTGCGTGAGTCTGTCCAGGTGGATAAGCAAATGGATGGAAAATGAGGAATTCCATGTGTGCTATTTTGACCCTCGAAAAGAGAACTGGGAAAAGCTGCCAGCTTTGAATTGCCTCTACTCTCCAGCCTGCATGGCAGTAGGTGACAAGCT GGGACAGTACACGTGCGGCTACTCATCAGGTGCACATATAGCTGCTGTTAATGTTTTCTAA